The sequence AGTCGAGTTTCGTAGACCTTTAGTGAGTCATTTTCCGCTTCCAGGGCCATTTCAGCCAGCATCAGATTGATTTTTGCCATCTCCATATAACCCTTTTTCATATTCTCTCTAATCTGCCGTTTCTCTCTTTCCCTGATATACAGCCTCATGGCCTCCCTGATAAACTGACTCCTGTTCTTCTTTTCCATAGAAGCAATAATATCGACTTCTTCTAACAAACTATCGGGCAAAGTAATCATTATCTTTTTTGTTTCGGCCACAACGGCACCCCCCAATGTAACGGTCGGAAGTTTAAGATAATATAATTATATATTATAGGGCAAATCCCCGTCAATCGATACGGCTCTTAAATTGATTATAGGTCAACATTTCTAGTGTATCCAATTGTTGTATAAATTAATACGTATTTCTATTTTTACTTCAAATTATTAATCGGTTAACTTTATTCCAAATTTGCCCGGTAAAAACCATCCATCCTTACGGATACCGGTTTTCCTCCTTCAAAATACAGCCGGGGCACCCTTTTCCCCACCATACATACCACTTCATAATTTATGGTCCCGATCTGACCGGCCACATCTTCTGCCGATATGACACTGCCCTGCTGTCGGCCGAAGAGGACCACCTCATCCCCGACACCCACGCCTTCAATATGGGTGACGTCTATCATACACTGGTCCATGCAGACCCTTCCTACTACGGGTGCCTTACGGCCCTTTACCAGCACCTCCCCTTTGTTGGACAAAAGACGCGTATATCCGTCGGCATAACCCAACGGCAGGGTAGCTATAATGCTGTCCCGGGTTGTAGTAAAGGTCGCCCCATAGCTTATACTGCAGCCGGGGGGCAGCTTTTTGACATGGGCTATCCTTGTCTTTAAGGCCATGGCCGGTTTTAAAGATAACCTGGCCCTGTTCACGTCCTCGGACGGATACATACCGTACAGGATAAGCCCTGCCCGCACCATATCCAGATGCATTTCGGGGAAATCTATTATTGCTGCGCTGTTAGCCACATGCCTGATGGGAAGGGTTATCCCTTCTTCTTCCAGGCGGCTGCACACCCACATATACCTCTCAAACTGCTTCCTGGTATATGTCTTGTCTTTTTCATCTGCTGTTGCGAAATGTGTAAAGATGCCTTCAATGATAATGTCGGGCAGATGGAAGATTTTTACGATGTCGCTGATGCTCTTTTCCTCAGGGAGGAATCCCAGCCTCCCCATCCCCGTATCCAGTTTAATGTGAATTTTAGCCTTTGTCCCCTTATTCCCTGCAATGCGGGAAACGGCCTCCGCTCCTTCCAGGGTATATACGGTCAAAGCCATGTCCTGCTCCACGGCCGTTTCGACCTGCCCTTCAGGGGTATAGCCCAGAATGAGGATGGGTGCCGTTATCCCTGCCCTTCTCAGCTGCAGCCCTTCATCCAGAATAGCCACAGCAAGGCGGTCAGCACCATTATCAAGGGCCTTCCGGGCAACCTCCACAGCTCCGTGGCCGTAGCCGTCAGCCTTTACCACGGCCATAACTTCCGCTTTTTTATCGGTAATCCTGCGAATCTCCCTTATATTATGGACTATATTGTCCAGGTATACCTCTGCCCATGTGGGCCTCAGCATTTCCATTTCCATCTCAGACCCCCACCCTTTGTCTCTGTATTTCTATATTCTAAATTTAAATACCTCCTGTTGTTTTATTAAACTTAACATTTATATATTCGATAGTCATATACAAATCTCCTTCTTTTGTCCAAATTTCAACACGGTGGGGAAGAAAGGTTTTCCCGTCCAGCCATATCTTTTCTCTATCAGTAAATACGGTAAGGGGTTTCGCAGGCAGTTCAATAATAAACCAGGTTCTCCCATCCTGCAGCTCTCTGGATATAGAAAGGGAATCTGCTGATTTCAGTATGTTTTCCAGGCGTTTTTTTAGAAAAACCCCCTGCCCGAAAAGGAGGTTTTGGTCTTTTGTAATGGATATCTCCCTTTCGTCCTGTATTCCCGGGTATTTGAGGACGATACTTCGGTCGGTAAAAATAACGGTATTCCCCCTGTGTTTACCGGGTTCCAGGGTTTCAAACCCGAACTCCACGGGCTTTTTAAACCACTCCTTTAAGCGGAATGACAGAGGGGGATTGTAACAATGGTAGGTGAGCTTTATTTCGCACTGATAACCTTCCAGTGACTCATCAATCCCCTGCAAACCCTTTATAATATCCTCAGGGGTTATCTCCTTACATCCAGCAGGTATTAACAGCATAATAAATATCAGCAAAATTCTCCCGGATTTTCTCAACACAGTCCGCCTCCTCCTTTGCGGTCAGGGCCCTGCTCCCTGCATGTAAGCATTGCAGCAGCTACTCACCCGGGATGCCTATTTTTCAAACTCGGAGATGACCAGCGGCAGGGTTTCGACTATATCTCCTGCT is a genomic window of Koleobacter methoxysyntrophicus containing:
- the alr gene encoding alanine racemase — protein: MEMEMLRPTWAEVYLDNIVHNIREIRRITDKKAEVMAVVKADGYGHGAVEVARKALDNGADRLAVAILDEGLQLRRAGITAPILILGYTPEGQVETAVEQDMALTVYTLEGAEAVSRIAGNKGTKAKIHIKLDTGMGRLGFLPEEKSISDIVKIFHLPDIIIEGIFTHFATADEKDKTYTRKQFERYMWVCSRLEEEGITLPIRHVANSAAIIDFPEMHLDMVRAGLILYGMYPSEDVNRARLSLKPAMALKTRIAHVKKLPPGCSISYGATFTTTRDSIIATLPLGYADGYTRLLSNKGEVLVKGRKAPVVGRVCMDQCMIDVTHIEGVGVGDEVVLFGRQQGSVISAEDVAGQIGTINYEVVCMVGKRVPRLYFEGGKPVSVRMDGFYRANLE
- a CDS encoding CopG family ribbon-helix-helix protein; this encodes MAETKKIMITLPDSLLEEVDIIASMEKKNRSQFIREAMRLYIREREKRQIRENMKKGYMEMAKINLMLAEMALEAENDSLKVYETRLAERE
- a CDS encoding LolA family protein, whose amino-acid sequence is MRKSGRILLIFIMLLIPAGCKEITPEDIIKGLQGIDESLEGYQCEIKLTYHCYNPPLSFRLKEWFKKPVEFGFETLEPGKHRGNTVIFTDRSIVLKYPGIQDEREISITKDQNLLFGQGVFLKKRLENILKSADSLSISRELQDGRTWFIIELPAKPLTVFTDREKIWLDGKTFLPHRVEIWTKEGDLYMTIEYINVKFNKTTGGI